The window TAAGAACACTTTAACCATTGTTGGGTGCACAACAAAAGCTCAACCATGTAAGGAGTTAAAGAACTCTGATACGAATCCAACACCCTCCCACTCATACTAAAAGCTGACTCTGAAGCAACATATTTGGCTTGAATGGCTAGAACATCTCTAGCTATCTCGGACAAGATTGGAAACTTACAGCTATTACGCCTCCACCAACTGAGTACATCGAAAGACATCCCCAACTTTTTTTCTACTCTTGGCTCAGGTTTCTCGGTTAGATACATTTGTAACTCATTGCAGCTATCATCACTACTACTCAATCCAACCACCTTATGAAATATTTCTAGCATCCCCTCacaatcatcttcatcatctgaaaTCTCAAAGTTTTCAGGCCGTACTTGCGAATCTGTAAAATCTTCGATGTCTTCTGGTTTGTTCAGCTTGAAACTATAATGATCATACAGTTTCGAGAGTACACTTGAAATTTTGGCATTGAGGTGCCTACTCTCTATGGTGTCCTTACCATACAGCTGGTCAAAGCAAAGGGAAGCAAACTTCATCTTGTTTCGAGGATCGAATACACTGGCCACAATCACTAAAGGGTTCATGTTGTTTAGTCCATCCCAATACTTCTCAAACTTATCTCTCATGACATGTGCTTGCTTTTTGATCTCCTCATCAGGACTGCTACACTTACTCATCAGATTCCTCTCAATGTCAACAATTTCATTGTAACATAAAGAGAAAGTAACTGAATTAGAAGCACTGAATGTCAGAGTACACCGGTAAAATATCTTCAGGAACTTCACTAGCCTTGATATTTCCTCCCAGTCAGAAGAAGTGGGTGGCCCAACTCGTTTCATCTTTGTCTTCTCATCCGCTTCTTCAAAGTAATCGCAATACAACTTATCCTCAGCTTCCatcttttcaaaatccaacCTCAACTTCAAAGCAGAATTCAACATCAGATATGTTGAGTTCCAGCGTGTGACAACATCTACTGGCAAACTGCCTCTACACAACTTTTTTGTGTCACACCTCAATGCAAAAGATTTAAGCCTAGTGAAGGATGATCAGACATACTTCACTGCAACTAATGATTCTTCTCCTCTCAGCCGTAACACATCCTTAAAAGAATCCAAAGCCTTGTCATTGTTCTTTGCATTATCAACTGTAACCGTAAATACCTTCTTAATTCCCTAATCATCTAAGCAGTCCATCAACTGCCATGCTATGGTGTCtcttttatgatttgtgattggtTTGAAGCTAAGGATTTTCTTCTGCAACTCCCACTCGAtcgatttcataaatttagggtttaggtttcaATTTCTCTACACAGATTTTCgactccaaaacaaaaataatcaaataaagaatcaaacaaatcctagaagaacagagaaagatgaaacaaagatctgaCCTGTATGGCTGCGGTGAATTGAGGTTGTAATCGGCGAGTATAAGATTGAGAAGATGTAGaattgaagaaggagaagagacgCAATGAGAAAATTGATCGGAAAGATGGCTGAACTGATGAACTGTTACAACTTTGTCGGAATCGCCATGATCGGGATCGAATGAGGCAGAGACGAA is drawn from Camelina sativa cultivar DH55 chromosome 8, Cs, whole genome shotgun sequence and contains these coding sequences:
- the LOC104709841 gene encoding zinc finger BED domain-containing protein RICESLEEPER 2-like → MEAEDKLYCDYFEEADEKTKMKRVGPPTSSDWEEISRLVKFLKIFYRCTLTFSASNSVTFSLCYNEIVDIERNLMSKCSSPDEEIKKQAHVMRDKFEKYWDGLNNMNPLVIVASVFDPRNKMKFASLCFDQLYGKDTIESRHLNAKISSVLSKLYDHYSFKLNKPEDIEDFTDSQVRPENFEISDDEDDCEGMLEIFHKVVGLSSSDDSCNELQMYLTEKPEPRVEKKLGMSFDVLSWWRRNSCKFPILSEIARDVLAIQAKYVASESAFSMSGRVLDSYQSSLTPYMVELLLCTQQWLKCSYKVEAAVANLAQMLEEVEFFESLDSQNSMVANP